Proteins encoded in a region of the Macaca mulatta isolate MMU2019108-1 chromosome X, T2T-MMU8v2.0, whole genome shotgun sequence genome:
- the TCEAL1 gene encoding transcription elongation factor A protein-like 1 isoform X1, whose translation MDKPRKENEEEPQSAPKTDEERPPVEHSPEKQSLEEQSSEEQSSEEEFFPEELLPELLPEMLLSEERPPQEGLSRKDLFEGRPPMEQPPCGVGKHKLEEGSFKERLARSRPQFRGDIHGRNLSNEEMIQAADELEEMKRVRNKLMIMHWKAKRSRPYPI comes from the coding sequence ATGGACAAACCAcgcaaagaaaatgaagaagagccGCAGAGCGCGCCCAAGACCGATGAGGAGAGGCCTCCGGTGGAGCACTCTCCCGAAAAGCAGTCCCTCGAGGAGCAGTCTTCGGAGGAGCAGTCCTCGGAGGAGGAGTTCTTTCCTGAGGAGCTCCTGCCTGAGCTCCTGCCTGAGATGCTTCTCTCGGAGGAGCGCCCTCCGCAGGAGGGCCTTTCCAGGAAGGACCTGTTTGAGGGGCGCCCTCCCATGGAGCAGCCTCCTTGTGGAGTAGGAAAACATAAGCTTGAAGAAGGAAGCTTTAAAGAAAGGTTGGCTCGTTCTCGCCCGCAATTTAGAGGGGACATACATGGCAGAAATTTAAGCAATGAGGAGATGATACAGGCAGCAGATGAGCTAGAAGAGATGAAAAGAGTAAGAAACAAACTGATGATAATGCATTGGAAGGCAAAACGGAGCCGTCCTTATCCTATTTAA